The Hippoglossus stenolepis isolate QCI-W04-F060 chromosome 11, HSTE1.2, whole genome shotgun sequence genome includes a window with the following:
- the ccr12a gene encoding chemokine (C-C motif) receptor 12a, whose amino-acid sequence MNEDDQYQLYLDLFNDSNTTDPSYVGSKTVKICSKESVNYFGARFIPVFYYVIFILSYLGNGLVLFIVYKYEKLNTVTNVFLLNLVLSNILFATSLPFWATYHQSEWIFGSFLCKMVSSAYFIGFYSSILFLTLMTFDRYLAVVHAVAAAKSRKKAYAVVGSVAVWCISVVASIKELVLQNVWKSPFSGLMCEESGFLESTMKRWRLVSYYQQFLLFFLLPLFMVMYCYISITVRILSTRMKEKCRAIKLIFVIILTFFACWTPYNIVILFQAIQISSTSEDDDLCSESESLDYALYVTRNIAFLYCCISPVFYTFVGKKFQRHFRRLVAKKIPCLKRHISLSSQSTKTTSQRTPHSAYDY is encoded by the coding sequence ATGAACGAAGACGACCAATATCAGCTCTACCTGGATCTGTTCAATGACAGTAACACGACCGACCCGAGCTATGTGGGCTCCAAAACAGTTAAGATCTGTTCGAAGGAGAGTGTCAACTACTTTGGGGCAAGATTCATCCCAGTTTTCTACTATGTCATCTTCATCCTGAGTTACCTTGGCAATGGGCTTGTCCTCTTCATCGTCTACAAGTATGAAAAACTTAACACAGTGACAAACGTCTTCCTCCTGAATTTGGTCCTTTCCAACATCCTCTTTGCCACCAGTCTCCCCTTCTGGGCGACATACCATCAGTCAGAGTGGATTTTTGGCTCGTTTCTGTGTAAGATGGTCAGCAGCGCCTACTTTATTGGCTTCTACAGCTCCATTCTCTTCCTCACACTCATGACATTTGACCGATACCTTGCTGTGGTGCATGCAGTGGCAGCTGCCAAGAGCAGGAAAAAGGCATATGCCGTTGTTGGGTCAGTAGCAGTTTGGTGTATCAGTGTTGTAGCAAGCATAAAAGAGCTGGTTCTCCAGAATGTGTGGAAGAGTCCGTTCAGTGGACTCATGTGTGAGGAGTCAGGATTTCTTGAAAGCACAATGAAGCGCTGGCGTCTGGTCAGTTATTACCAACaattcctcctgtttttccttctccctctgttcaTGGTGATGTACTGCTACATCAGCATCACAGTCCGTATCCTGTCTACCCGCATGAAGGAGAAGTGCCGCGCCATCAAGCTCATATTTGTTATCATTCTCACTTTCTTCGCTTGCTGGACACCCTACAACATCGTCATTCTCTTCCAAGCTATACAGATTTCCAGCACCAGCGAGGATGATGACCTGTGTAGTGAATCTGAGAGTTTGGACTATGCCTTGTATGTCACCCGGAACATAGCATTTCTGTACTGTTGTATCAGTCCTGTGTTTTATACGTTTGTGGGAAAGAAGTTCCAGAGACACTTCAGAAGGCTAGTGGCAAAGAAGATCCCCTGTCTGAAGAGACATATCAGCCTCAGCAGCCAGAGCACCAAAACCACATCACAGCGGACACCACACTCTGCTTATGAttactaa